A section of the Pedobacter sp. HDW13 genome encodes:
- a CDS encoding sialate O-acetylesterase, with amino-acid sequence MKKNITFLFSILLFNFFVAKADIRLPNVLASNMVLQQKSTTKLWGWASPAEKIKITTSWDNKTIEVTATGNADWQASVQTPAAGGPYTISFEGQNKVVLEDILIGEVWVCGGQSNMEWSYNQTIKSIKEEFGQLSGLKIRLFQVPKSTSKSPQDDLQASWKVCDSNTLKAFSAIGYYFGKKLNQNLNVPIGLIGSNWGGTPAEVWTPEQLVNADTSLKTVAEKRAQVAWWPVSAGLAYNSMIAPLTNFNIAGVIWYQGESNRDFPSTYSKLLGKMLDAWRNKWQKDFPFYFVQIAPFKSAIDNEVALLQEQQAKFLGQNTNAGMVVVSDITGDVTNIHPTNKKDVGTRLGNLALSKTYGKIIPGAGSPLYQSVSFNGAKAQVTFNIGDSKGLQLQGENIDELFLAGQDGIFYPAKANIGKNIITVSSNQVKSPKAVRYQFSNTGIGNLKNKEGLPVAPFRTDNWEIGQTKIK; translated from the coding sequence ATGAAAAAAAATATCACATTTTTATTCTCCATCCTATTATTTAATTTTTTCGTTGCGAAAGCGGATATCCGGCTTCCTAATGTATTGGCCAGTAATATGGTTTTGCAACAAAAATCGACTACAAAATTATGGGGTTGGGCAAGTCCTGCTGAGAAAATTAAAATTACTACTTCATGGGACAATAAAACAATTGAAGTTACCGCAACAGGGAATGCCGATTGGCAAGCTAGTGTGCAAACGCCCGCTGCCGGTGGACCTTATACCATATCCTTTGAGGGGCAGAATAAAGTGGTATTGGAAGATATCCTGATTGGAGAAGTTTGGGTATGTGGCGGTCAATCAAATATGGAATGGAGTTACAATCAAACCATTAAAAGTATTAAAGAGGAGTTCGGGCAGCTTAGTGGCTTAAAAATCAGGCTTTTCCAGGTGCCTAAAAGCACTTCTAAATCTCCGCAGGACGATTTGCAGGCCAGTTGGAAAGTATGTGATAGTAATACTTTAAAGGCATTTAGTGCGATAGGGTACTATTTCGGCAAAAAATTAAATCAGAATTTAAATGTACCTATTGGCTTAATCGGGAGCAATTGGGGTGGTACGCCTGCTGAAGTTTGGACACCCGAGCAATTGGTAAATGCAGATACGTCTTTAAAGACGGTTGCAGAAAAGCGAGCTCAGGTTGCCTGGTGGCCGGTAAGCGCAGGCCTGGCTTATAATAGCATGATAGCTCCCTTAACCAATTTTAATATTGCTGGTGTTATTTGGTACCAGGGCGAAAGCAACCGCGATTTCCCTTCAACCTATAGCAAGCTATTAGGTAAAATGTTGGACGCATGGCGTAATAAATGGCAAAAAGATTTTCCCTTTTATTTTGTACAAATTGCACCGTTTAAATCGGCTATTGATAATGAGGTTGCGCTATTGCAGGAGCAACAGGCTAAATTTCTTGGTCAGAATACTAATGCCGGTATGGTTGTAGTTTCTGACATTACCGGCGATGTAACCAATATCCACCCTACAAATAAGAAAGATGTAGGCACCCGATTGGGCAATTTAGCTTTGTCTAAAACCTATGGAAAAATTATACCAGGTGCTGGCAGTCCCCTTTATCAATCTGTGAGCTTTAATGGGGCAAAGGCACAGGTAACTTTTAATATTGGCGATAGTAAAGGCCTTCAGTTACAGGGTGAAAATATCGATGAGCTGTTTCTCGCTGGCCAGGATGGTATATTTTATCCTGCTAAGGCAAATATTGGAAAGAATATAATTACAGTAAGTAGCAATCAGGTTAAATCTCCTAAAGCGGTAAGGTACCAATTCAGTAATACAGGTATTGGAAATTTAAAAAATAAAGAAGGATTACCAGTAGCCCCTTTTAGAACAGATAATTGGGAAATAGGGCAGACGAAAATCAAATAA
- a CDS encoding M20 family metallo-hydrolase, producing the protein MSLENIQKESLDLLRQLIRIQSFSKEEDRTANLIAQFLEERGIKTQRKMNNVWAYNKHFDAAKPTFLLNSHHDTVKPNSGYTRDPYDAAIEGDKLFGLGSNDAGGCLVSLIGTFLYYYDQENLKYNICLAATAEEEISGNNGLELVLPDLGELEFGIVGEPTEMNLAIAERGLLVLDCVSHGKAGHAAREEGENAIYKALKDIEWFRNYHFPKVSEVFGPLKMTVTIINAGSQHNVVPANCTFTVDVRVTDSYTNEEVLEIIRANVDCDVTPRSIRLKPSSIDKNHPLVQAGVALGRTTYGSPTTSDQALLDIPSVKVGPGFSGRSHMADEFLYVREVAEGVEGYVNMLKPVLGL; encoded by the coding sequence ATGTCATTAGAAAATATACAAAAAGAAAGTCTGGACTTATTGCGGCAGTTAATCCGTATCCAGTCTTTTAGCAAAGAAGAAGATAGAACGGCGAATTTAATTGCTCAGTTTCTGGAAGAGAGAGGGATTAAGACCCAGCGTAAAATGAACAACGTTTGGGCCTACAACAAGCATTTCGATGCCGCTAAGCCAACCTTTCTTTTAAACTCGCACCACGATACGGTTAAGCCAAATTCTGGTTATACCCGTGATCCGTACGATGCAGCAATTGAAGGTGATAAATTATTTGGTTTGGGCAGTAACGATGCGGGAGGATGTCTGGTTTCGCTAATTGGAACGTTTCTGTATTACTACGATCAGGAAAATTTAAAATATAATATCTGTTTGGCTGCTACTGCCGAGGAAGAAATTTCGGGCAATAATGGTTTAGAACTGGTGCTGCCAGATTTAGGGGAGCTTGAATTTGGTATTGTAGGTGAACCTACAGAAATGAATTTAGCCATCGCCGAGCGTGGTTTACTGGTCTTAGATTGTGTATCGCACGGTAAAGCCGGGCATGCTGCACGTGAAGAAGGCGAGAATGCCATTTACAAAGCATTAAAAGATATTGAGTGGTTCAGAAACTACCATTTCCCAAAAGTATCAGAGGTTTTCGGCCCGTTAAAAATGACGGTGACCATTATCAATGCAGGTTCGCAGCATAATGTTGTGCCGGCCAATTGTACTTTTACAGTTGATGTACGCGTAACAGATTCCTATACCAACGAAGAGGTTTTGGAGATTATCCGTGCCAATGTTGATTGTGATGTTACCCCACGTTCTATCCGCTTAAAACCTTCGTCTATTGATAAAAACCACCCACTTGTACAGGCTGGAGTTGCTTTGGGAAGAACAACCTATGGCTCGCCAACAACTTCTGACCAGGCTCTACTGGATATTCCATCAGTAAAAGTTGGTCCGGGTTTTTCAGGCCGTTCGCACATGGCCGATGAATTTTTGTATGTTAGGGAAGTAGCTGAAGGTGTTGAAGGGTATGTTAATATGTTAAAACCTGTATTAGGTTTATAG
- the proC gene encoding pyrroline-5-carboxylate reductase, with amino-acid sequence MKKIAIIGSGNIGLSLAKGLVKANYTTTKNITLTRRNTANLYKFAQERYKVTANNADAAADADVIILAVLPQQLNVVLEEIQSAINPAKHLVISVISGVSCAAVREKLDSDVQIIRAMPNTAIAIGQSMTCIASDNASPQNLEDVTRMFETVGSVVKINEDLMTSATALCACGIAFFLRGIRAASQGGVEIGFHADEALKMAVQTAKGAADLLLLHGTHPESEIDKVTSPKGCTIAGLNEMEHNGYSSSLIKGIKLSALKAGNLYTKES; translated from the coding sequence ATGAAAAAAATCGCCATAATCGGTAGCGGAAATATCGGTTTATCTTTAGCAAAAGGATTGGTTAAAGCCAACTACACCACAACCAAAAACATTACCTTAACCAGGCGCAACACAGCCAATTTATATAAGTTTGCACAAGAGCGCTACAAGGTTACTGCCAATAACGCTGATGCAGCAGCTGATGCAGATGTGATTATTTTAGCTGTGCTGCCTCAGCAGTTAAATGTGGTTTTAGAGGAAATCCAATCGGCCATAAATCCTGCTAAACATTTGGTGATTTCAGTAATCTCGGGCGTAAGCTGTGCTGCGGTTCGCGAGAAACTGGATAGCGATGTTCAAATTATCAGGGCTATGCCCAACACAGCTATTGCGATAGGCCAATCCATGACCTGTATTGCAAGCGACAATGCTTCGCCACAAAATTTAGAAGATGTAACCCGCATGTTTGAAACGGTAGGCTCGGTAGTTAAAATAAACGAAGATTTAATGACTTCGGCTACTGCACTCTGTGCCTGTGGTATTGCCTTCTTTTTAAGGGGAATCAGGGCAGCTTCGCAAGGTGGGGTAGAAATTGGTTTCCATGCCGATGAAGCCTTGAAAATGGCCGTACAAACTGCAAAAGGAGCGGCCGATTTACTTTTATTACACGGAACACACCCAGAATCAGAAATAGATAAGGTAACTTCGCCGAAAGGTTGCACCATTGCAGGGTTAAACGAAATGGAGCACAATGGTTATAGTTCTTCGCTGATAAAAGGTATTAAACTTTCGGCCTTAAAAGCCGGGAACTTGTACACTAAAGAGAGCTAA
- the argB gene encoding acetylglutamate kinase: protein MKQLTIIKIGGNVIDNSENLHRFLLDFTALPGDKILVHGGGKIATELGESLGVEAKMVEGRRITDIETLRIVTMVYAGLINKNMVAQLQAKGSNAIGLTGADGNIIQAKKRPVKEIDYGFVGDLDENSVSATTLDNLLKAGLVPVLCAITHDGETQLLNTNADTIASSVAVAMSGLYETRLVYCFEKKGVLKDVNDDGSVVREIRADEFEGLKADGTVAGGMIPKLHNAFEAIKKGVSAVYIGKADELTELATGTFGTKMLK, encoded by the coding sequence ATGAAACAACTCACTATCATAAAAATTGGCGGAAACGTAATTGATAATTCTGAAAACCTGCACCGGTTTTTATTGGATTTTACGGCTTTGCCCGGTGATAAAATTCTGGTGCACGGGGGCGGCAAAATTGCAACCGAACTGGGCGAAAGTTTAGGCGTTGAAGCTAAAATGGTTGAAGGCCGCCGGATTACCGATATTGAAACTTTGCGGATTGTAACCATGGTTTACGCCGGATTGATTAATAAAAATATGGTAGCACAGTTGCAGGCCAAAGGCAGTAATGCAATTGGCTTAACTGGTGCAGACGGAAATATTATTCAGGCAAAAAAACGTCCTGTAAAAGAAATCGACTATGGGTTTGTTGGCGATTTGGATGAAAATTCAGTATCTGCAACAACCTTAGATAATTTACTGAAAGCAGGTTTGGTACCTGTTTTATGTGCCATTACCCATGATGGGGAAACACAATTGTTAAATACCAATGCCGATACTATTGCCTCGTCGGTGGCGGTGGCGATGTCGGGCTTATATGAAACACGTTTGGTATATTGCTTCGAGAAAAAGGGCGTGCTGAAAGATGTAAATGATGATGGCTCTGTGGTGAGAGAAATTAGGGCAGATGAATTTGAAGGTTTGAAGGCTGATGGGACTGTTGCAGGTGGGATGATCCCGAAATTGCATAATGCTTTTGAGGCGATTAAAAAAGGTGTTTCGGCAGTGTATATTGGTAAAGCAGATGAACTGACTGAACTTGCAACAGGTACTTTTGGCACTAAAATGCTGAAGTAA